One Zymoseptoria tritici IPO323 chromosome 3, whole genome shotgun sequence genomic region harbors:
- the KGD1 gene encoding 2-oxoglutarate dehydrogenase E1 component (oxoglutarate dehydrogenase (succinyl-transferring); 2-ketoglutarate dehydrogenase; 2-oxoglutarate dehydrogenase; 2-oxoglutarate: lipoate oxidoreductase; 2-oxoglutarate:lipoamide 2-oxidoreductase (decarboxylating and acceptor-succinylating); alpha-ketoglutarate dehydrogenase; alphaketoglutaric acid dehydrogenase; alpha-ketoglutaric dehydrogenase; alpha-oxoglutarate dehydrogenase; AKGDH; OGDC; ketoglutaric dehydrogenase; oxoglutarate decarboxylase; oxoglutarate dehydrogenase; oxoglutarate dehydrogenase (lipoamide)): protein MLSSATCLRSKRLAIGSSAARAFSSISSTAPRPALLTKRRELGLTTYKALTSQNRSYAVAAEDTNKGVDASDSFLSGNTANYVDAMYAEWKHDPSAVHASWNAYFKNMDNGDMPVSRAFTPPPTIVPTPAGGVPAPNFGAVGAAQGQGGEVLSHLKVQLLVRAYQARGHHKAKIDPLGIRSQDSLSGTVPKELELSTYDFTEADMETEFSLGPGILPRFKTETRDKMTLREIIDNCERLYCGSYGIEYIHIPDRAQCDWLRQRIEVPQPFKYSVDEKRRILDRMIWSSSFESFLATKYPNDKRFGLEGGESLIPGMKALIDRSVDYGVKDIVIGMPHRGRLNVLSNVVRKPNESIFSEFGGSAAPSDEGSGDVKYHLGMNFERPTPSGKRVNLSLVANPSHLEAEDPVVLGKTRAILHYNGDEENATSAMGVLLHGDAAFAAQGVVYETMGFYALPAYQTGGTVHLIVNNQIGFTTDPRFARSTPYCSDLAKFVDAPVFHVNGDDVEALNFVCQMAADWRAEFKKDVIVDIVCYRKQGHNETDQPSFTQPLMYKKISEQVPTLDKYVKQLIDANTFTKEDVDEHKKWVWNTLEESFEKSKDYTPTAKEWLTSAWHGFKSPKELATEVLPHLPTGIKAETLKHIAKVIGEPPEGFNVHRNLKRILANRTKSVNEGKNIDMSTAEALAFGSLCLEGKHVRVSGQDVERGTFSQRHAVLHDQESEKTHTPLRNLGDDQGTFVIANSSLSEFGALGFEYGYSLSSPNALVIWEAQFGDFANNAQCIIDQFIASGEVKWLQRSGLVMNLPHGYDGQGPEHSSGRMERFLQLCNEDPRIFPKPDKLDRQHQDCNMQITYCTTPANYFHILRRQMNRQFRKPLINFFSKSLLRHPLARSNIEDLEGESHFQWIVPDPAHDANAEFKIDSHDKIKRVILCSGQVFAALFKHREANKLTDTAITRIEQLNPFPWAQLKENLDSYPNAETIVWCQEEPLNAGAWSFAQPRIETLLNNTEHHDRKHVMYAGRNPSASVATGLKSSHMKEEQDLLKMAWSVHQDKLKGE, encoded by the coding sequence ATGCTGTCCTCCGCAACATGCCTCCGCAGTAAACGACTGGCCATCGGTAGCTCCGCCGCCAGAGCTttctcgtccatctcctccaccgctcCACGACCCGCGCTCTTGACGAAACGACGGGAACTCGGCCTGACCACATACAAGGCCCTCACGTCGCAAAATCGCAGCTATGCCGTCGCCGCTGAAGACACAAATAAGGGCGTCGACGCCTCCGACTCATTCCTGTCAGGGAATACCGCCAACTATGTCGATGCCATGTATGCCGAGTGGAAGCATGACCCATCAGCGGTGCACGCCTCATGGAACGCGTACTTTAAGAACATGGACAACGGCGACATGCCAGTCAGCCGCGCTTTCACACCACCTCCAACTATTGTTCCAACCCCAGCTGGAGGTGTTCCAGCACCAAACTTTGGCGCTGTTGGAGCTGCGCAAGGACAGGGTGGCGAGGTGCTGAGCCATTTGAAGGTGCAGCTCCTTGTGCGTGCATACCAAGCTCGAGGACACCACAAGGCAAAGATCGACCCCCTCGGTATCAGAAGTCAGGACTCCCTCAGTGGCACCGTCCCTAAGGAGCTGGAGCTATCCACATACGACTTCACCGAGGCCGACATGGAGACGGAGTTTTCATTGGGACCCGGTATTCTCCCCCGTTTCAAGACAGAGACTCGCGATAAGATGACTCTCCGTGAGATCATCGACAACTGTGAGCGCCTTTACTGCGGCTCTTACGGTATCGAGTACATCCACATTCCGGACCGAGCGCAATGTGACTGGCTCCGACAGAGAATCGAGGTTCCACAGCCCTTCAAATACTCTGTCGACGAAAAGCGAAGAATTCTGGACAGGATGATCTGGTCTTCTTCATTCGAGTCTTTCCTCGCGACCAAGTATCCCAACGACAAGCGTTTCGGTCTTGAGGGTGGAGAGTCACTCATTCCTGGTATGAAGGCTTTGATCGATCGGTCCGTAGACTACGGCGTCAAGGACATTGTCATTGGTATGCCACACAGAGGTCGATTGAACGTGCTGTCCAACGTGGTCCGCAAGCCCAACGAGTCTATCTTCTCAGAATTTGGAGGCTCCGCCGCGCCTTCTGACGAGGGATCTGGTGATGTCAAGTACCACTTGGGTATGAACTTCGAGCGACCCACTCCATCCGGCAAGCGCGTGAACCTTTCCCTCGTGGCCAACCCATCCCATTTGGAGGCCGAGGATCCAGTCGTGCTTGGCAAGACTCGCGCGATCCTCCACTACAacggcgatgaggagaaTGCGACCTCCGCCATGGGTGTCCTTCTCCACGGTGACGCCGCTTTCGCTGCTCAGGGTGTCGTGTACGAGACCATGGGATTCTATGCGCTTCCTGCGTACCAGACCGGAGGAACCGTCCATCTCATCGTCAACAACCAGATTGGTTTCACCACTGACCCACGCTTCGCTCGCTCTACCCCATACTGCTCAGACCTCGCCAAGTTTGTGGATGCTCCGGTGTTCCACGTCAACGGTGATGATGTTGAGGCTCTCAACTTTGTCTGCCAAATGGCCGCCGATTGGCGTGCGGAGTTCAAGAAGGACGTCATTGTCGACATTGTCTGCTACCGCAAACAAGGTCACAACGAGACTGATCAGCCATCTTTCACTCAGCCACTCATGTACAAGAAGATCAGCGAGCAAGTTCCAACCCTCGACAAGTACGTCAAGCAACTCATCGATGCCAACACTTTCACAAAGGAGGACGTCGACGAGCACAAGAAGTGGGTCTGGAACACCCTCGAGGAGTCGTTTGAGAAGTCGAAAGACTACACACCAACAGCCAAGGAGTGGCTGACCAGCGCATGGCACGGCTTCAAGTCACCCAAGGAGCTTGCCACCGAAGTTCTGCCCCATCTGCCAACCGGCATCAAGGCCGAGACCCTGAAACACATCGCAAAGGTCATCGGCGAGCCGCCAGAGGGCTTCAACGTCCACCGCAACCTCAAGCGCATTTTGGCCAACCGCACAAAGTCTGTCAACGAGGGCAAGAACATTGACATGTCCACTGCGGAGGCTCTGGCCTTTGGTTCTCTCTGCTTGGAGGGCAAGCACGTTCGCGTGTCTGGTCAAGATGTCGAGCGTGGCACCTTCTCCCAGCGTCACGCAGTCTTGCACGACCAGGAGAGTGAAAAGACCCACACTCCTCTAAGGAATCTCGGCGACGACCAGGGTACCTTTGTCATCGCCAACTCTAGTTTGAGCGAGTTTGGTGCTCTCGGGTTCGAATATGGCTACTCACTGTCCTCGCCAAACGCTCTCGTCATCTGGGAGGCGCAATTCGGTGACTTTGCCAACAACGCCCAATGTATCATCGATCAATTCATCGCCTCCGGTGAAGTCAAGTGGCTGCAACGATCCGGTCTGGTCATGAACTTGCCCCACGGCTACGACGGCCAAGGTCCCGAGCACAGTTCCGGCCGCATGGAGCGCTTCTTGCAGCTTTGCAACGAGGACCCACGCATCTTCCCCAAGCCTGACAAGCTCGACCGTCAACACCAGGACTGCAACATGCAAATCACCTACTGCACGACACCCGCCAACTACTTCCACATCCTCCGTCGCCAGATGAACCGTCAATTCCGCAAGCCTCTCAtcaacttcttctccaagAGCTTGCTCCGTCACCCACTCGCCCGCTCCAACATCGAGGACCTCGAGGGCGAGTCTCACTTCCAATGGATCGTCCCGGACCCAGCTCACGATGCCAACGCCGAGTTCAAGATTGACTCGCATGACAAGATCAAGCGCGTGATCCTCTGCTCTGGCCAAGTCTTCGCCGCATTGTTCAAGCACCGGGAAGCCAACAAACTCACCGACACTGCCATCACCCGTATCGAGCAACTCAACCCCTTCCCTTGGGCTCAGCTCAAGGAGAACTTGGACTCCTACCCGAACGCCGAGACGATCGTCTGGTGTCAGGAGGAGCCGCTTAATGCCGGCGCGTGGTCGTTTGCTCAGCCGAGAATCGAGACGCTGTTGAACAACACTGAGCACCACGACAGGAAGCATGTCATGTATGCTGGTCGCAACCCGAGTGCGTCTGTCGCGACCGGTTTGAAGAGCAGCCATAtgaaggaggagcaggactTGTTGAAGATGGCTTGGAGTGTGCATCAGGATAAGCTGAAGGGCGAGTAG
- a CDS encoding mitochondrial 37S ribosomal protein MRPS16: protein MVLRLRLSRVSTPGGARRHKPFYNIVLAQARSARDSKPMEVLGTYNPIPQTPVGAEPGDQKVKDIKIDVSRAKYWLGVGAQPSDTVWRLLSMIGLLEPRYLPSGPQTLKQARFQTHTEKSGGKKSKDAQ, encoded by the exons ATGGTTCTCCGATTACGTCTCTCCCGTGTGTCCACCCCAGGAGGAGCCCGCCGACACAAGCCATTCTACAATATCGTCCTAGCACAAGCGAGATCGGCACGCGACAGCAAACCAATGGAAGTTTTGGGAACCTATAATCCGATACCACAAACACCCGTAGGAGCGGAGCCAGGAGACCAGAAAGTCAAGGACATCAAGATCGATGTCTCGAGAGCGAAGTACTGGTTGGGAGTGGGAGCACAGCCGAGTGATACGGTATGGAGGCTATTGAGCATG ATCGGACTCTTGGAACCACGATACTTGCCATCAGGACCGCAAACGCTAAAACAGGCGAGATTTCAGACACATACGGAGAAGAGTGGAGGCAAGAAGAGCAAAGATGCGcaatga